CAGCAATCAGTTTACCGTCGTAAACTGAAAGGGCGTACACGCCACCGTCCATTCCCGATCCCAACGGCGACCACGACGAACCGTCCCAGGACGCAATCCCGTTGACTACATCTCCGTCTGCGGTAGTGAACATTCCGCCTGCGATCAGCTTGTTGTCGTAGACAACAAGGTCCTCTACTCTGTCGTTCATTCCCGATCCCAGAGGCAGCCAGAGATCGTCGCCGCCGTTTCTCTCTGCGCCTGCCCATTCCGAAGGCGTGAGAGTTGATACGCCAGTCGGCAGTTCTACGGCTTGACTGAACCTATTGCTGTTGAGCGAGCTTGCGAATCCCGAAACTCGCGCGGCCTCGCCGTCAAGCTGAACCGTAGGCGCGAGATACGGCGTGACACTCTTGTCTGGCAGGATTCGGGTCGAACCGCTGTCCCCTGTGCTGAGCGGCAGTCGATTTTCGCTTTCTGCTAAGATAGGCGGCATCAAATCCGCCTGCTCCATCGCAGATCCTTGGGGAACGGATTCCGCAGAGAAAAATGGCTTAAAGGTCAGGGGTTCAGCTGCCTTGCTCTCATCGGCTACAATCTGGATGAGCCCCGCAAAGGCCAGGACGGCAACGGTAAACGCAACTGCGTATCTCATTCTCTCAACTCCTATCTTAAATGTGGATATCCTTAGTAAGCCGAAGAGTACAGTATCCAGTTGCTGAAAGCAAGGCCGAATGCGCCCGAGCAGACTCATCGTCTTCAGCCCGACGTTCGAGACACAGCATCCAACTACCTGCCAAATCGGTTAAGGAGGCGACTCGCCGTAATGCTGACATTCAAAACGTACCGCATTGCTGGACCCAGGGGAACGACTCTATCACATTCCGGTAGCCAGCCTGCTGCCGGATCTCTCTGCACCTAAATGTTAGTTCGTTCGCCGCATCTGCTTGATGATCTGATGCAAGAAGGGAGTAGATCATTACAGAAATGAAGATTGCGAACTATGAATTCGCGAGCTCTTGCTTTGTAGTGGCTGCCGCGAGTAACTCAAGAATCTCGACAGGGTGCTAAGAGCATGGTGTGCTCGGACTGTGCCCGTTTCTGGCATAAACGTATTCAATTACGTCAAGACACATGTAGGGAAGTTCAAGTGGCTGGACCGGACTCGAACTCTGTTTTATTAGATTCACAATCCTGGCTGAGTTGAGCTATGGATTGTGGCTCAAATGTCAGTAAGACGTCCCCAGTCACTGGATCGAATACGACCGTCTCAACAAGCTGGCGCATGAGCTTGACTCGCTCGCGCTGCGCCAGCACCTCCCACAGCGAGCCAAATCGGGTCAGAGCGTCGAACAGGCGATCTCTATCAACAGTCTCCGATTCGAACTGTTTCAGCTTTTCGTCGATCTCGGCAAGCCCTTGCTCCGTCTGGCCGAAGATTTGTTCAGCCTTATTCAGATGTTCTCGAACCGTGGAGAGTGATGTGTCAGATGAATCGATCATCGCAACCAGTCGTTCAATCCTGGTCTTTGCTTGCTGTTGTTCCGCACATTGCTCGCGTCGCTCGTGCTCAAGTCCCGCTCGTTGCGATTCTCTCAGCGCAATAGTCTCAGCGAATGCCTGCTCCATCAGCTCAGGATCGCTGCCGATCCGCTTGATCATTTCTACAACAAAGTCCTCAATATCCTGGGCTGGGAGGAAGGGAGTGTCACATGATTGCCAGCCCTGTTTCTGCTTAGTTGTGCAGAGGTAATACCGATAAAGCTTGTTCTTCTTTTGAGTATAAGTGTGACCCATTGCGGCGCCGCAGTTGCCGCAGCGGAGCAGCCGTTTCAGCAGACCTGCATGAGGATTCCGGTAAGCCTTACCTCCGGCGTTCCTGTTCTTCTCGATCAAAGTCTGCACCTGTTGGAATACGGACGGATCTATGATGCCTACATGTTCGCCGGGAAACACTTCATCTCTGTGGCGCACATGCCCGGTGTAGGTTACGTTAGTGAATATTCGTTGTAGATCAGCCTTGTCGAATGATCGACCATTCCTGATCTTCCCGTTTCTTGTCACCCAAGACTTGGTTTTCCAACCCCGCCGATTAGCCTCCCTGGCTACCTTTAGCATCGATTCCTTCTTTAGATAGAGGTCAAACAGCTCCCGAACAATCTTCGCTTCGTTCGGATCGAGGATGAGACGCTTTAGTTCACGGTCCAGGTCATATCCCAGAACTGGCGGTCCACCTACCCACTTTCCCTTCCGCCGCGCAGCACACATTTTGTCTGAAGTGCGCTCAGAAATGATCTCTCGCTCGAACTGTGCAAACGACAGAAGAACATTGAGAACCAGTCGTCCCATCGAGGTGGCGGTGTTGAATTGTTGTGTGACTGAGACAAAGGAGACTTCATGCTGTTCAAAGACCTCCATCAACTTCACAAAGTCCAGCAGAGATCGAGAGAGACGATCGACTTTGTATACCACGACACAATCGATCTGACCGCTCTGGATATCTAACAACAGTGCCTGCAGCGCCGGTCTCCCAGTGTTGCCTCCAGTAAAGCCGCCATCGTCGTACAAGGTTTCTGACGCAATCCACCCTTCTGTTTTCTGACTCAGAATGTAGGCTTGGCATGCCTCTCTCTGAGCGTCGAGTGTGCTGAAATCAGAATCGAGTCCCTCTGTCGTCGACTTGCGTGTATAGATCGCACAGCGAATAGTCTCTGTGGGAGCAGGGAGGCGAACTCGCTGCTCCCGGGATTGTTCGGAGCCAGGTTTCAACTCTTCTTGCCTTGTCGCTCGATTAGGCCGAAGAACAGAAACCCATTCCAGATGGCTCCGGTGATGTGTTTGGCTACCGCTGAGAGAGAGGGAAATTCACGACCTTGGCATTCGAAGCCTTTCGTGAGGACTCGGACATTGATGGTTTTGCCCTTGTACTTCTTGGTGATAGTTGTGCCTGTCTTAGGCAGTCGGGGATCTCTGCTGCCGATCGGTCTGGTCTGACGCTTCTCCTGTTGTTTGCTCCCGCCATTCTCCTTCGGCTGCTTCCCCTTTGTCTGAAACTTGGCGGTGAGGACCGTGTTACCCGATCCTGATCCCTTGGCTGCTTCCTGCAGTTTCCGAGAAATCTGAGCAAACAGCTGTTTGCGGTTTCGAGACTTGGTCGGTTTGCCGATGACCCGCTCATACTCGGCTCTGAGCTCATCGAGTCCCATCTTCTGCAGATCTGAGACCTTGCTCCAGGCAGGGCGTTCTTTCTGCGTTTTGCTCTTGTCTTTCAT
The window above is part of the Candidatus Zixiibacteriota bacterium genome. Proteins encoded here:
- a CDS encoding recombinase family protein, with amino-acid sequence MKPGSEQSREQRVRLPAPTETIRCAIYTRKSTTEGLDSDFSTLDAQREACQAYILSQKTEGWIASETLYDDGGFTGGNTGRPALQALLLDIQSGQIDCVVVYKVDRLSRSLLDFVKLMEVFEQHEVSFVSVTQQFNTATSMGRLVLNVLLSFAQFEREIISERTSDKMCAARRKGKWVGGPPVLGYDLDRELKRLILDPNEAKIVRELFDLYLKKESMLKVAREANRRGWKTKSWVTRNGKIRNGRSFDKADLQRIFTNVTYTGHVRHRDEVFPGEHVGIIDPSVFQQVQTLIEKNRNAGGKAYRNPHAGLLKRLLRCGNCGAAMGHTYTQKKNKLYRYYLCTTKQKQGWQSCDTPFLPAQDIEDFVVEMIKRIGSDPELMEQAFAETIALRESQRAGLEHERREQCAEQQQAKTRIERLVAMIDSSDTSLSTVREHLNKAEQIFGQTEQGLAEIDEKLKQFESETVDRDRLFDALTRFGSLWEVLAQRERVKLMRQLVETVVFDPVTGDVLLTFEPQSIAQLSQDCESNKTEFESGPAT
- a CDS encoding DUF2924 domain-containing protein, with amino-acid sequence MKDKSKTQKERPAWSKVSDLQKMGLDELRAEYERVIGKPTKSRNRKQLFAQISRKLQEAAKGSGSGNTVLTAKFQTKGKQPKENGGSKQQEKRQTRPIGSRDPRLPKTGTTITKKYKGKTINVRVLTKGFECQGREFPSLSAVAKHITGAIWNGFLFFGLIERQGKKS